Genomic segment of Xanthobacter dioxanivorans:
CAGCAGCATGATGGAGGGGGCGATGCCGAAGGTCTCCGGCGAGGCATACTGGTTCACGTGCACGTAGAGGCTGCCGGCGACCCCCGCCATGGCGGCGCTGAGCACGAAGACGACGAGCTTGGTGCGGAAACTATCGATGCCCACGGCTTCGGCGCCGAGCTCGTTGGTGGCCACCGCCCGCACCGCGCGGCCGACCCGCGAGCGAAGCAGGTGGAGGATGGCGAGCATGACGAGGAAGGCCACCGCCCAGACCAGCGGGAACACCTTCATCTCGGTGTCGAGGGCGTGGCCGAAGAGGGAGAAGGGGGCCACCCCGAGCAGGCCGTTCGGCCCGCCGGTGAGATCCACCAACTGGGTGAAGAACACGACGAGGATGGCGTTCCAACCGAGCGTCGCCATGGCGAGGTAGTGCCCGCGTAGCCGCAGCGCCGGAATGCCGATGAGGAGCGCGCCCAGCCCTGCCACCAGCGCCGCCGCCGGCAGGCCCATCCAGGGGCTGATGCCATACTTCACATTGAGGATGCCGCTCGCATAGGCGCCGAGGCCGAAGAAGCCGGCATGGGCGAGCGAGATCTGCCCGCCATAGCCCATGAGCAGGTTGAGCGAGGCGATGAGGATGAGGTTGATGAGCGCCAGGTTGGCGAGGGAAACCCAATAGGCGTTGGGCAACAGGAACGGCGCCGTCGCGAGCACAAGCCACACCAGCACCAGCCGGCCGTGCTGCGAGAGGCGGCGGGCCGGCGCCGCGGACTGCATCTCGGCGGGATGGACGTCGAAGGTCGCCATCGCCTCAAACCTTCACGATGTCGGCCCGCCCGAGCAGCCCGGAGGGCCGCGCGAACAGGATGAGGAGCAGCACGGCGAAGGCGATGGCGTCCTTGAAGTCGGAGGAGATGTAGAAGCTGCCGAACGCCTCCAGCAGCCCCAGCGCCAGCCCGCCCACCACCGCCCCCGGCAGGCTGCCGACCCCGCCCAGCATGGCGGCGCTGAAACCCTTGAAGCCGAACATGGCGCCCTGGTCGTAGGAGGCCAACGTCAGCGGCGTGACGATGGCCCCCGCCAGCGCGCCGGCCAGCGCCGCGATGCCGAAGGAGACGAGAATGGTGCCCTGCACGTTCACGCCGACGATGGAGGCCGCCTCCCGGTCCGCCGCCGCGGCGCGCAGGGCCTTGCCCAGCATGGAGCGCTCGAAGAAGGCGTGCATCACCGCGAGGAAGGCCAGCGTGATGGCGATGATCCACAGGGTCTGCGCCTGGATGCTCACCCCGCCGAGGGAGAGGGTGGTGTTGCCGGAGAAGCCGGCATAGCCCACCGGCTTCTTGCCCAGCACCAGCATGATGAGGCTGCGGGTGAGGATGGAGAGGCCGATGGTGACAAGGGTGATCACCAGCGCATCCGGCCGCCGCAGGGGGCGCACCACCAGCCGCTCGGAAAGCAGGCCCACCACGCCCACCAGCACCACCGCCGCCACCACCGCGAGGCCGATGCCGGAGAAGGTGCCGATGAGCAGCGCGGTGATCATGCCGCCCATCACCACCCATTCGCCCTGGGCGAAGTTCATGGCGCCGGTGCTCTTGAACACCACGTTGAAGCCGAGTGCCACCAGGGCATAGACGGCCCCCGTGCCGATGCCGGACACGAGGACCTGGAGGAGTGCGGATCCGGTCTGCATCAAGGGGCTCTCTCGCGGGCTTCTTTCTGGAGCTGTGCGGCGCCTCCCCTGCGGGAGGCGGTGTGAAAGGGTCCCGGCCATCCACCCATTGCCTGCGCCGGAGGGATCAGGGCTGCCCCCGGCGGAGCCGCGCGGATGGCCGGGACAGTCCCGGCCGTGAAGGGTGATGCCCCCTTGCTGCCCGTTCGCGCGAACGGGTCCTCTGGCCGGATCAGAAGCTGCGCATGCGGTTGGTCTCGAACGCCGGCAGGGTGATGCCGAGCTCGGCGAGCCGGGTGCGCGCATTGCCGGCATAGGTCGCCAGCGCGTCTTCCTCCGCCGCGCGCGGCGCGCCGCCGAGCCCCGCGTCCGCGACGATCGCGTCGGCCTCGGCTTCCGCCCGGGCCAGCTCCGGGGCGAGCCAGGGGCAGTGGTAGCCCTTCAGCACCACGTCGCGCACATAGTCGCAAAGCTCCGATGCGATGGTTTCGCGCTCGTCCTTGCTCCAGCCTTCCGCCCGGGCGGCGAGGTAGAGCCAGCCGAAGGCGGCATGGCGTTCCTTGTCGGCGATCACATGGTCGAGCACGCCCTGGACCGCGGGGTTGGACGCATGCGCCCGCCACGCCCGCGCCAGCTCCAGCTCCAGCCCGTCCTCGAACGCCGCGTGGGCGGCCACATAGGCGTCGAGCATCTGGCCGGCGCCCATCACCCGACGGTGGAGGTGCCGGTTGAATACCGCCTCGTAAGCCGGCGCGGCCGGGCGCGCGATGCGCCCGCCGAAGCCTTCCGCGAGGCGGTCGAAGCACTCCACGTGCCAGGCTTCCTCGGTGTTGCGGGTGGTGAGGTAGAATTTGGGATCGATCTCCCGTCCCACCTCCATGCAGAAGCGCACGATGAGGGCCGGCGTTTCGGTAAGGCCGGTGGACTCGGTCCACACCCGGCGGCTCCAGGTGCGGCGCGCGGCTTCACGGACGGGCTCGGGATAGCCCTCCGGAGCGAGGGCGCCCCAGTCCACGTCGCGATGCGGGTTCCAGCGCCCGGCCTTGCCGGTGTCGTAGAGGTCGCGGATCTGCGGCAGGGTGACGTTCATCTCGAGCGGAAAGCGCCGCTCGACGAGCAGCCGCAGCGGCGGCAGGGAGGGCTCTGCCCTCACGGCATGGAGCGGCATCTCAGATGGTCCCGAGCTTCGGGTGGCTGAAGGGCGGCAGGTTGATGCCGAGCGTGCGCATCTGGTCGCGGATGCGCTGGACGGTGGCGATGAAGACCGGCTTCTCCATCTCCTCCACCGTGGAGCCGAGGCCGGCCTCGTAGGTGACGCGGTCCGCCTCGACCTCGGCGCGGGAGGCCGGGTTCTCCGGCGCGAGCCAGGCGCTGTGGTAGCCGTTGAGTTCCACCTTCTCCATCATGGTGATGACCGAGTCCTCGATCATCTTTTTCTGCTCGGGCGAGAGGGTGTCGCAGATGGCCTCGAGGAAATACCAGCCGAAGGCGCAGTGCCGGCTTTCGTCGCGCATGATGTAGCGCACGATCTGCTTGGCCACCGGATCGTGCGTCACGTCGTTCAGGTGCTTGAACACGTCGAAGGCGATCTCCTCCGCCGTGCACACCAGGGCAGCGATGATGCCTTCCAGCGGCACCTCGGCATTGAGCGCGGCGCGGCGCACGCCATGGGTGGAGACCGAGCCCTCGAACAGCTCCTGCACCGGCTTGTCGATGTAGCCGCCGAGCTTCTCCGCCATGGCGTGACAGGCCTCGGCGTGGCGCGCCTCCTCCTGCGAGCGGATGGTGAAGAACAGCTGCATGTCGGACGGGCGGTTCTCCACCCCGAAGCGCACCTGCAAAGCCGGGCTCTCCGAGATGGCGCCATACTCGCTCCACGCCCGCCGGCTCCAGTAGAGACGGGCGGCGTAGCGCTGCTCATCGGTATACCTGGAGGGGTCGAGCTGGTCCCAGTCCACGTCAGTCTTGGGATCCCACTGGTTCCGCGTGGCGGCGTGGAACAGCTCGCGGATGCGCGGAAGGTCGGAATTGAAGGTCAGCGGAAAGCGGTCTTCCGGCGCGTCCAGCAGCGTCTGGACCACCTCGAACGCCTGTTCGGCGGACATGTCACGCGAAAGGGCCATGGCTTGTTCCTCCGGTCTGGATGTCGATCAGTCGTAGTCGACGAGGTTGAAGCGGCCATCACGCCAGTTGACGAGCACGATGTCCTGCTTCGACAGCCCCGAATGACGCTCCGGCGAGAAGGTGAACACGCCACTGATGCCGGGGAAATTCTTGATCTGCTCGATGCCCTGCGGCAGCTTGGAAAGATCGCCGCCCACGTTCTTCAGCCCCTCGCGGGCGAGGAGCGCGGCATCATAGGACTCGGCCGCATAGATGCTCGGCGGACGCTTGAAGCGCGCCTCGTAGTCCTTCATCAGCTTGAGGATGCCGGGCTTGAGCGGGTCCTTGTCCGGCAGCTGGTCGCCCACCGGCAGCTTCAGGGAGGCCAGCAGCAGCGGCTTGGCCGCCTCGCCGGCGAGCTTCATGTAGTCGGCGGAAACGAAGCCATAGCTGTGGATCAGCGTCTTGTTGTCGAGCCCGAGCTGCATCGCCTGCTTGAGGAAGACCACGCCGGCCGGGGTCACCGTCCAGGCGATGATGGCTTCCGCGCCGCTGTCGCGGATGCGGGTGAGCTGGGGCATCATGTCGGTGTCGGAGGGGGCGAAGGATTCGTAGATGACATCGAGGCCGCGCTTGGGGCCGACGATCTTCATCTGCGCCACCGCGCCCTGGCCGAAGCCGGAGGTGTCCGCCAGCAGGGCAACCTTCTTGATGTTCTTCTTGTCCAGGTAGTCAGCGATGCGCTCCAGCACGTCGCCGTCGTCCACCGTGGCCTTGAACACGTACTGGCGCTCGGCGACCGGGGTGACGATGGCCAGCGCCCCCTCGGAGGAGATGAAGGGCACCTTGGCGCCGTTGGCGATGGGCGCCATGGCCAGCGCGATGCCGCTCATGTTGCCGCCGGACAGGATCATGTCCACCTTGTCCTGGCTGATCAGGCGGCGGGTGGCGGAGATGCCCTTCTGGGTCTGGCTTTCCGCATCGTAGTAGGTCCACTCGATCTTGCGGCCGCCGAGGCCGCCGGCGGCGTTGAACTCGTCCATCGCCAGTTCCAGGCCGGCCTTCATGTCCTCGCCGAGGAAGGCCGCGGGCCCGGTGACGGAGAGGATGGAGCCGATGCGCATCGGCCCCTCGGCGGCCCGGGCCATGCCGGCTGCGCCCACGCCCGAAACCGCGAGGGCGGCGCCGGGCACCATCTTCAGGAAGCTGCGTCGTCCGAAATGCATCTTAAGCCCCCTCCAGAAGGGCGCGTCGGCGCCCTGTTGACCGATGATCGGGCGACACCGCGCCCCGTCCGAAACTCGTGATGGAAAGCGCGATGGGCGGTCAGTCGTCGTGGACGCCGCTGCGGTCGATGTCCGGAACGGAACTGCCGCCGCGGGATAGCGGCACGCTGAGCGAGTAGCGCACCAGATCGGCGCGATGGACGGTATGGCCGCACATGACCAAGCGCCCGCCCGCTTCGCGATAGCGCAGCGTGCGGATCAGCACCGGCGCGCCGGGGGTGAGATGCAGGTATTCCACCTCCTCGGGACCGGCGATGCCGGCCTCGATGGTGAAATCGCCGGTCTTGAGGTCCACCTTCTGCCAGAGGCGGTGAAGGGGCGAATCGTGCACCGCCTCCTCGGTCCAGTCGGTGACAAGGTCGGCGGGGACGTAGCGATAATCCACGGCCAGCGGCACGCGCGCGGCGGTGCGCAGGCGCTTGATGAAGAGCACCGGCAGGCCGGCCTCGGCCTCCAGCGTCGCCGCCACGGCCTCGTCCGCCGGCCCCCGCTCGAAGGCGAGCACACTCGCCTGCATGGGCATGCCGGTGGCCGCCCACTGATTGAGAAAGTCCATGCCGGGATTGAAGCGCTCTTCCAGCTTGCGCACGGCGACGAACGTGCCAAGGCCGCGGCTGCGGGTGAGAAGCCCCTCCTGCACCAGTTCCGCCACCGCCTGGCGGGCGGTGTCGCGGCTGACGCCGAACATGGTGCAGAGCTGCTCGTCCGAATAGAAACGCCGGTCCGCCTGCTCCCATTTCAGGATGATGCCGATGAGCCGCTGCTTGATCTGCGCGTAGAGCGGCAGGGGCGAAGCCCGGTCGAGCGGCGGAAAAGACCACTCGCTGTCGGGAACCGGAACGCTCGTCGCGGGATCGGACATGGCGTGGAGCCTGCCTCTGAATGACTGCTTATAGGAATGTATGATCATTCCTACATTTATACAACTGCGTTTTTCAGCAACCAAATCCTCCGGGGCCGGATCGACGGGACACCCCGCCGCTCCCTCGCGTGAGCGCTCCGTCTCTGGGATGCGACAGCGGGGCCGGATAAGGTCGTCGCCGGAACGCCCAAGACGGAAATCCGCGATGAAGCACTTCTTCAATTCCGCCGACACCCTTGTTTCCGACGCCATCGACGGCCTCATCCTCGGCTCGGGCGGACGCCTCGCGCGGCTCGACGGTTATCCGGAAATCAAGGTGGTGGTGCGCACCGACCGGCCGGCGGATCGGGTCGCGGTCATCTCGGGCGGCGGGTCGGGGCACGAGCCGGCCCATGCCGGCTTCGTCGGCGAGGGCCTGCTCGATGCCGCCGTCTGCGGCGAGGTCTTCGCCTCACCCACGGTGGACGCGGTGCTGGCCGCCATTCTCGCCGTGACCGGGCCGGCGGGGTGCCTGCTCATCGTCAAGAACTATGGCGGCGACCGGCTCAATTTCGGGCTCGCCGCCGAGCGCGCCCGCGCCCTCGGCCTTGATGTCGAGATGGTGATCGTCGGCGATGACATCGCCTTGCCCGACAATCCCCGCCCGCGCGGCATCGCCGGCACCGTCTTCGTGCACAAGGCGGCGGGGTTTGCCGCCGCCGCCGGCCTGCCGCTGGCCGAAGTCACCCGCAGGGCCAAGGATGCGGCGGGGGCGGTGAAGTCGCTCGGCGTCGCCACCGCGACCTGCTCCATTCCCGGCCGGCCCGCCGAGGCGCGGATGGAGGACGGCCATGCCGAGCTCGGCCTCGGCATCCATGGCGAGCCGGGGCTGGAGCGCATCGTGCTGCCTGGCGCGGCCCGGCTGGTGGCCGACATGATCGGCCGCTTCGGCGCCGATGTGCGGGAGGCCCCCCGGCTCGCCCTCCTCCTCAACAACCTCGGCGGCGCGCCGGCGCTGGAGCTTTCCATCGTGCTGCGCGAGATCCTGCTGAGCCCCGTCGGACCACGCATCGAGCTGGTGCTCGGACCCGCAGGAGCAGTGACCGCACTCGACATGCGCGGCTTCTCCATCTCCCTGATGCCACTCGATGATTCACGCCATGCCTGGCTCACCGCGCCGGTGGCCGTGCCGGCGTGGCCGGCGGCGCGGACGCCCGGAGCGATCACCGTCATCGAGCCCTCGCGCCGGCTCCAGGCGCGGGTGGTCGCGGCCTCCGCCGACCCGGCGGCGCGCAAGCTCATCCGAACCATCTGCGACACGCTCATCGCCGCACAGCACGATCTCGACGCCCTGGACGCCCGGGTCGGCGACGGCGACACCGGCTCCACCTTCGCCGCCGCCGCGCGCAAGGTTGGGGCCGACCTCGACCTCCTCCCGCTCGCCGATCCGGCCGCCTTGTGCGAGGCCGTCGCCGAGCGGCTCTCGCGGGTGATGGGCGGGTCGAGCGGGGTCCTTCTGTCCATCTTCGCCGCGGCCGCCGGCGTCGCGCTGAAGCGGGGCGACAGCGTTGCCATGGCGCTCCGCGCCGGCGCCGGGCGCATGCAGCATTATGGCGGCGCGGCGCCGGGCGACCGCACCATGATCGACGCGCTGCTGCCGGCCGTCCGCGCGCTCGCCGACGGTGCGGGCCTTGCCGCCGCCGCCCTCGCCGCGCGGGCCGGTGCGAACGCCACTGCGGCGATGACATCCGCCCGCGCCGGCCGATCGAGCTACCTGTCGGCGGCCGACCTCGCGGGGGTGGTGGACCCCGGCGCCGAGGCGGTCGCTCGCGTCATGGAGGCGCTGGCGAAGCGCTCCACCGCGCCGTCCTGATGGCTGAGCCCCGCCGGCCTCAGGTCGGCTCGGCGCGCCGGACCACCAGCGCCACCGGGCCGCCGCCATCGGGGCCCTGATGCTCCGCGCCGCCGGAGACATAGATCTCCGTGCGCCCCACCAGGCCCGCCAGCGCCCCGGCCACGAAGGCGCGGGCGTGGCGGGTGGAGGAGATGTCGCTGTCGTCCAGCATGGTATGGCGATGGCCGCGGATGCGGCCGCTGCGGCTCGCCTCGGCCTTGGCGAGCAAGGCGACAAGGGGAGTGTCGGCCGGTGTCGTCAGGGTGTCGGCGTCGGCTCCGAGCCGTGCCAGCGCGGCGCGCACCGGGGCGACGTCGATGGCGTCACCCATGACCGCATGGTCGATGGCAAGCGGGCCGGACCATGCCGCCGACATGCCCAGCACCACCACCTCGTGACCCACCAACTCGATACCACTGGAACAGCTCGCCCGGCCGGACCACAGATCGAGGTCGGCGCAGACCGCCGCGTCGGTGATCCGGTCCATGCCGATCTCGCCCAGGGCCACGGCGATGCCGAGCGCGCTCGCCCCGCGCGACAGGCCCATGGATTTCAGCGTGTCGGTGGTGGCGACCTCGGCCCCGCCCGCCCGCGCCTGCGCGATGCGCGGCAGGGTGAGGAGCGGGCACTTCACCTGCACGAAGTGCACGTCCTCGGGACGGGTGATCCCGGCGTCCGCCATGGCGCGGCCCACGGCCTGCGCCACCTGCGCCACCTGCCCCATGCGGCCGAGCTGATCGGCCGGCAGATCCGCCGTATGGGCGCTGCCGATGGCAAGGGCCGCGGCGCCCGGGGCGGACGCCTCCGGCCCTTCGGCCCGCTCGAACACCAGCCAGTGGGGCGCCATGCCGCCCTCGGTGCCGCCGGACATGACCAGGCACACCGCATCCGCCGCCGCGTCATCCAGGTGCCGGCGCAGCAGCAGCTGGAGCGACTGGACGGCGAAGCCGCGGGAGAAGTCGTTGACGCAGCCATTGCCCTCGGTCTTGCCGAAGATGGCGCGGATGCCGGCGGGCGCGATGGCGCCGGAAGCGATGGCGGCCTCGATGCCGGACACGTCGTCCGGCGCCGCCGCGCTGATGCGATGAACCTTGGCCACGGGCATGGTCAGCAGCATCCCGGCTCGAAGTGGCGGGCCATGGCGGCGTCGAGGGCCGGCATGGCGGCGGAGAGGCCGGCCTTTGCGGCCATGCCGGCGCGCATCTGGGCGAGCACGTCGGCGCGGGCGGCGGGGAAATCGAGGCCCATGAGGGCGCCGTTCCGCACCACGGTGCGGCCGCCGACCATGAGTTCGCGGATGTGATGGGCGGTGGCGCGGGTGAGCAGG
This window contains:
- a CDS encoding GntR family transcriptional regulator; its protein translation is MSDPATSVPVPDSEWSFPPLDRASPLPLYAQIKQRLIGIILKWEQADRRFYSDEQLCTMFGVSRDTARQAVAELVQEGLLTRSRGLGTFVAVRKLEERFNPGMDFLNQWAATGMPMQASVLAFERGPADEAVAATLEAEAGLPVLFIKRLRTAARVPLAVDYRYVPADLVTDWTEEAVHDSPLHRLWQKVDLKTGDFTIEAGIAGPEEVEYLHLTPGAPVLIRTLRYREAGGRLVMCGHTVHRADLVRYSLSVPLSRGGSSVPDIDRSGVHDD
- a CDS encoding branched-chain amino acid ABC transporter permease, whose product is MQTGSALLQVLVSGIGTGAVYALVALGFNVVFKSTGAMNFAQGEWVVMGGMITALLIGTFSGIGLAVVAAVVLVGVVGLLSERLVVRPLRRPDALVITLVTIGLSILTRSLIMLVLGKKPVGYAGFSGNTTLSLGGVSIQAQTLWIIAITLAFLAVMHAFFERSMLGKALRAAAADREAASIVGVNVQGTILVSFGIAALAGALAGAIVTPLTLASYDQGAMFGFKGFSAAMLGGVGSLPGAVVGGLALGLLEAFGSFYISSDFKDAIAFAVLLLILFARPSGLLGRADIVKV
- a CDS encoding dihydroxyacetone kinase subunit DhaK, whose protein sequence is MKHFFNSADTLVSDAIDGLILGSGGRLARLDGYPEIKVVVRTDRPADRVAVISGGGSGHEPAHAGFVGEGLLDAAVCGEVFASPTVDAVLAAILAVTGPAGCLLIVKNYGGDRLNFGLAAERARALGLDVEMVIVGDDIALPDNPRPRGIAGTVFVHKAAGFAAAAGLPLAEVTRRAKDAAGAVKSLGVATATCSIPGRPAEARMEDGHAELGLGIHGEPGLERIVLPGAARLVADMIGRFGADVREAPRLALLLNNLGGAPALELSIVLREILLSPVGPRIELVLGPAGAVTALDMRGFSISLMPLDDSRHAWLTAPVAVPAWPAARTPGAITVIEPSRRLQARVVAASADPAARKLIRTICDTLIAAQHDLDALDARVGDGDTGSTFAAAARKVGADLDLLPLADPAALCEAVAERLSRVMGGSSGVLLSIFAAAAGVALKRGDSVAMALRAGAGRMQHYGGAAPGDRTMIDALLPAVRALADGAGLAAAALAARAGANATAAMTSARAGRSSYLSAADLAGVVDPGAEAVARVMEALAKRSTAPS
- a CDS encoding ferritin-like domain-containing protein — translated: MALSRDMSAEQAFEVVQTLLDAPEDRFPLTFNSDLPRIRELFHAATRNQWDPKTDVDWDQLDPSRYTDEQRYAARLYWSRRAWSEYGAISESPALQVRFGVENRPSDMQLFFTIRSQEEARHAEACHAMAEKLGGYIDKPVQELFEGSVSTHGVRRAALNAEVPLEGIIAALVCTAEEIAFDVFKHLNDVTHDPVAKQIVRYIMRDESRHCAFGWYFLEAICDTLSPEQKKMIEDSVITMMEKVELNGYHSAWLAPENPASRAEVEADRVTYEAGLGSTVEEMEKPVFIATVQRIRDQMRTLGINLPPFSHPKLGTI
- a CDS encoding ABC transporter substrate-binding protein; its protein translation is MHFGRRSFLKMVPGAALAVSGVGAAGMARAAEGPMRIGSILSVTGPAAFLGEDMKAGLELAMDEFNAAGGLGGRKIEWTYYDAESQTQKGISATRRLISQDKVDMILSGGNMSGIALAMAPIANGAKVPFISSEGALAIVTPVAERQYVFKATVDDGDVLERIADYLDKKNIKKVALLADTSGFGQGAVAQMKIVGPKRGLDVIYESFAPSDTDMMPQLTRIRDSGAEAIIAWTVTPAGVVFLKQAMQLGLDNKTLIHSYGFVSADYMKLAGEAAKPLLLASLKLPVGDQLPDKDPLKPGILKLMKDYEARFKRPPSIYAAESYDAALLAREGLKNVGGDLSKLPQGIEQIKNFPGISGVFTFSPERHSGLSKQDIVLVNWRDGRFNLVDYD
- a CDS encoding branched-chain amino acid ABC transporter permease, whose product is MATFDVHPAEMQSAAPARRLSQHGRLVLVWLVLATAPFLLPNAYWVSLANLALINLILIASLNLLMGYGGQISLAHAGFFGLGAYASGILNVKYGISPWMGLPAAALVAGLGALLIGIPALRLRGHYLAMATLGWNAILVVFFTQLVDLTGGPNGLLGVAPFSLFGHALDTEMKVFPLVWAVAFLVMLAILHLLRSRVGRAVRAVATNELGAEAVGIDSFRTKLVVFVLSAAMAGVAGSLYVHVNQYASPETFGIAPSIMLLVMVAIGGAGTFFGPVLGAIVYTAVPQVLLDYEDAELMLFGLGMLVVLILFPGGLAGIPAAIARALRRKAS
- the atzD gene encoding cyanuric acid amidohydrolase; amino-acid sequence: MPVAKVHRISAAAPDDVSGIEAAIASGAIAPAGIRAIFGKTEGNGCVNDFSRGFAVQSLQLLLRRHLDDAAADAVCLVMSGGTEGGMAPHWLVFERAEGPEASAPGAAALAIGSAHTADLPADQLGRMGQVAQVAQAVGRAMADAGITRPEDVHFVQVKCPLLTLPRIAQARAGGAEVATTDTLKSMGLSRGASALGIAVALGEIGMDRITDAAVCADLDLWSGRASCSSGIELVGHEVVVLGMSAAWSGPLAIDHAVMGDAIDVAPVRAALARLGADADTLTTPADTPLVALLAKAEASRSGRIRGHRHTMLDDSDISSTRHARAFVAGALAGLVGRTEIYVSGGAEHQGPDGGGPVALVVRRAEPT